The DNA region CAATTCCTTCCCCCAAACCGCCATAATGTTGGCACTCCCGTAGTCGGTAATAACCGCTCTCAACGGTTTGTTTCGCATGCTCTGGAGGCTTGCCCCCTGCAGCTGCCGACTTCTTTTCTGCGAGTCGGCAAAATCCAGATCTTCCTGCATCAGTTCTTCAAACATTTCGATCGCTTTACGCGGTTCGCCGGCGCACTCATAAGTTGTCCCAATATTGAACCGGAGGATCTTGGCTTGCTCCTGATTGGCCGACTGCAGCGCTTTTTGAAAATTATCGACAGCCAGGTCAAAGCGCCCGATGCTCCGGTAAACCCCGCCAAGCATTAAAAAAGCAAGAGGAGCGCGCACCTGGTCTTTCTGGGCAAGCTGCAACTGGCGAATAGCGTTCTCCCGGTCCCCTTTTTCCAGGTAAGCTTTGGCCAGGTCAAGATGCTGGGAAAGCTTCCAGGAGTCCTCTTGCAATTTCTCTTTAAGGGTAACGATCTCCAGGTCAAGCTGTTCTTCTTTGGCCGACCGGTATTTTTCGTGAACCTCCAGGTTATATGGGTCCAGGGATAAAGCGGTCCGAAAAGTCTCTACCGACTTGCGCGGCAGGTTCAGGTTGGCATACGCTTCTCCCATCAACAGGTATGCCGGGACATATTTCTTGTCAATATTGATGACCCCTTCGGCTGACAGGGCGGCCCGCTGGAAATCACCTTTGGCCAAACAGGCTTTGCCAAGTACGACGTGGGCCGCTAAAAGCTGCGGCTTGGCCCGCAGGATCTCGCGGCATTTGCGGATCACCATCTCCGCTGCCGACGGGTCCATCTCAACCATCTTGCCAAGTTCGGTCAGCGCCTCTTCGGTCCGGTTCTGGCCAAGGAGAATATCAAGAAGGTAGGTCCGGGCCAGGATCTGTTCGGGACAGCTATCCAGTATCGAGCGGTAGCCGTCGGCAACCTCACCGACCATTTCCGGATGGGATTTGATCAATTCGTTATATTGTTCAACCGCCGAGCTCAGGTCACCTCTGGTCCGAAGCGCCTCAGCCAGCGCCAGGACCGCCGAAGGGAGGCTGGGATAGCTTTTCAGGACTACGCGCAAACGGGTGATGATCTCTTCCAGCTTGGCCGGCTCCAGACGGAGGATCTCTTTCAATTTTTCTACTGCCGCCTCCGGCTTGATCGTCCGCATGTAAACATCAGACAAGATCTCCCTGATCTCAATGCTCGCCTCAACTTTTTGCAAGAGCCCTTCCAGCCGCTGGACGACCTCGCGCACCACTTCCGGGTCGTCGGAAAACATCAACTGGTAGTAGCGGGCCGCCTGCTTGTAGTTTTCTATCCTGGCATGGAGCTCCCCCAGGATCCGCATGGTCTGCTTGTCGGTTGGCCGGTGGGTCAGGATCTCTTCATAGAACTTGATCGCTTCATTGATCCGCCCTTTTTCCAGGTACGCTCCGGCCAGGATCTCGATCAAGATCACATCGCGCACCCCTTCCTTGATCGAGCGCTCCAAAAGAGCAATAGCGTCGTCAATCCTCTCCAAAGAAATGTAAAGGCGCCCCAGGGCGTTGTAGGCTTCGATATTGCGGGGGTCGGCGATCAAGACCTCTTCCAACTCCAAAAGTGCGGCATCAAGATGCCCGGTCGCTAGCAGAAAACCGGCCAGCGCCATCCGCGGCCCAACTCTCGCCGGGTCCTGGCCGATGCAGCGCTCATAGTCGAGCATGATATAAGGGAAAACATGCGGGGAAAGAAGCGCGGCTTGAGCAAAAAAGGATTGCGACTTTTTAAAAGCCCCCCCGGCCAATTCTTTTTTCCCCAAAGCCTTTAACTCTATCGGGTCAAGCAGTGTTTCCATTTAGCGATACCTTCCCTGAAAGTATAGCATTACAAAACCAATAATCATAAAGCTTGTTTGCGGACCAAAAGCGGCCATCTCCGGCGTGATCAACCCTCCTTTGCCGAGCGAGCGGAAGACCGACGCAAAGACATAAAAAGTGAACATAAAAACGATGGTCACGACGATCCCCCAGGTCTGGCCTGAGCGGGGAGAGGAAAGAGAGAACGGGATCCCGACCAACGCAAAAATAAAACAGGTGAGCGGGATCGAATATTTTAAATAAAGCTCGGTCAACAGCGCCCTGGTATTAGTCCCGCTTTTGGCCATCGAGTCGATCATCCCCTGGAGCTCTTTCCGGTCCA from Candidatus Margulisiibacteriota bacterium includes:
- a CDS encoding tetratricopeptide repeat protein; amino-acid sequence: METLLDPIELKALGKKELAGGAFKKSQSFFAQAALLSPHVFPYIMLDYERCIGQDPARVGPRMALAGFLLATGHLDAALLELEEVLIADPRNIEAYNALGRLYISLERIDDAIALLERSIKEGVRDVILIEILAGAYLEKGRINEAIKFYEEILTHRPTDKQTMRILGELHARIENYKQAARYYQLMFSDDPEVVREVVQRLEGLLQKVEASIEIREILSDVYMRTIKPEAAVEKLKEILRLEPAKLEEIITRLRVVLKSYPSLPSAVLALAEALRTRGDLSSAVEQYNELIKSHPEMVGEVADGYRSILDSCPEQILARTYLLDILLGQNRTEEALTELGKMVEMDPSAAEMVIRKCREILRAKPQLLAAHVVLGKACLAKGDFQRAALSAEGVINIDKKYVPAYLLMGEAYANLNLPRKSVETFRTALSLDPYNLEVHEKYRSAKEEQLDLEIVTLKEKLQEDSWKLSQHLDLAKAYLEKGDRENAIRQLQLAQKDQVRAPLAFLMLGGVYRSIGRFDLAVDNFQKALQSANQEQAKILRFNIGTTYECAGEPRKAIEMFEELMQEDLDFADSQKRSRQLQGASLQSMRNKPLRAVITDYGSANIMAVWGKELRIPGRASDDVSISFGHEHNQNGVEYFMKGMCQAAEEEFLLAVQLDRRFAAASNNLGLALMKQGKLEEARLRINDAVHVDPASPVFHNNLGVVNYLLGRLEFAVIALERSFSLDQDSPTIFINLGDAYYFRQEAQKAIELYRQVGPFDPLADLAKQRLLYKIP
- a CDS encoding LptF/LptG family permease, coding for EVKDNVFFKDSQNRFYYANQVNMKNRTMSKVMVYEVQPGAFPRTILADKANFTGKIWELHQGVIHKYDQQGNLSYEAKFDRMRISVVEDLNRFSEQKTFADMDRKELQGMIDSMAKSGTNTRALLTELYLKYSIPLTCFIFALVGIPFSLSSPRSGQTWGIVVTIVFMFTFYVFASVFRSLGKGGLITPEMAAFGPQTSFMIIGFVMLYFQGRYR